The DNA sequence TCTCTTTTTTTCTTATATCCTTCCAATTTGTCATAAAGAAGTCTCATGCTAGGAAAATAAACGCTACATCACGATGTTAAAAACGTAATCGAAGAATTTTCACACATAAAACGGTATAATGGAAGTGACTTACTTACATACCGATACAAATAAAATGTGAAAGGTGATCTATATGACTTATCCAAATGTGCAAGATACAGTAAGCTTAATAAAAGAATTAGTCAGTATTCCTAGCCCTTCTGGGAATACGAATAAAGTTATTTCCTTTGTTGAAGATTATTTAAACAAACTGAATGTGGAAACGAAACGAAATCGTAAAGGCGGCCTTATCGCAACCATCCGTGGCAAAGATACCGAAAATCATAGAATGCTAACTGCGCATGTTGATACACTAGGTGCGATAGTAAAAGAAATTAAACCTAGTGGTAGGTTAAAGCTTGACCTCATAGGTGGTTTTCGCTACAACTCTATTGAAGGAGAATACTGTGAAATAGAAACTTCTGCTGGTGATATTTATTCTGGCACCATTTTAATGCATCAAACATCTGTACATGTCTACAAAAATGCGGGTAAATATGAAAGAAACCAGGATAATATGGAAGTTAGAATCGATGAAAAAGTACACAGTGCTGATGAAGTACGGTCACTTGGCATTGAGGTTGGTGATTTTGTATCGTTTGATCCTAGAGTACAAGTTTTACCAAGTGGTTATATAAAGTCTCGTCACCTTGATGATAAAGCGAGTGTTGGTATCTTGCTACAATTAATCAAGCAAGTTGTTACTGAAAAATTACAATTACCATACACTACTCAATTT is a window from the Evansella cellulosilytica DSM 2522 genome containing:
- a CDS encoding M42 family metallopeptidase; its protein translation is MTYPNVQDTVSLIKELVSIPSPSGNTNKVISFVEDYLNKLNVETKRNRKGGLIATIRGKDTENHRMLTAHVDTLGAIVKEIKPSGRLKLDLIGGFRYNSIEGEYCEIETSAGDIYSGTILMHQTSVHVYKNAGKYERNQDNMEVRIDEKVHSADEVRSLGIEVGDFVSFDPRVQVLPSGYIKSRHLDDKASVGILLQLIKQVVTEKLQLPYTTQFLISNNEEIGYGGNSNITPETVEYLAVDMGAMGDGQATDEYTVSICVKDASGPYHYELRKNLVSLAKENKIGFKLDIYPYYGSDASAAIRSGNDIVHGLVGPGIDSSHAFERTHISSIEETTKLLYHYVQSKMVD